In Felis catus isolate Fca126 chromosome A3, F.catus_Fca126_mat1.0, whole genome shotgun sequence, a single genomic region encodes these proteins:
- the CHGB gene encoding secretogranin-1 isoform X2, whose protein sequence is MQPAVLLGLLAAAVVAVSSMPVDNRNHNEEMVTRCIIEVLSNALSKSNAPPITPECRQVLKKSRKEVKDEEKNENENTRFEVRLLRNPADASEAHRPSGREETRAPGEDTQGLTMADTAGGGHSREEAGEPQGGLYPSNSQVSKEAKTHHSEKTEEEDRKEEEGEKYQKREHGKDGSEEKNLEEPEETQNAFLNKRNQATAKKKEELVARYGIHSAGPPEEMTHSRERSSQESREDTRSQEKHLQESKNQGGSQEESEESQEDAGPEVDKRRWKPRHHHGRSRPDRSSQEGKPPSDERGHFREESESNVGMSTVGERRDHHPAHYRASEEEEPEYGEEVRSYPAVQAPEDLEQGQYGSRGSEDYRAPRPPSEESQEEDKRNGPSSELDKMAHGYNEESEEERIREGGHHYRTRGGEPGAYSIPDNKQEKRFLGEGHYRVQESQMDKARRHPQGEWKEQDRNYLNYGEEAAQGKWQQQEDLEDAKESREEARLQGKQYTPLHTTDKRKRLGELLNTYYDPPQWRSSHFERKDNMDDNFLEGEEENGLTLNEKNFFPEYNYDLWEKKPFEEDVNWGYEKRNLPPKLDLKRQYDRVAELDQLLHYRKKSAEFPDFYDSEEQMSPRHAAENEKDRAGQGVLTEEEEKELENLAAMDLELQKIAEKFSGNRRG, encoded by the exons ATGCAGCCGGCCGTGCTGCTGGGCCTCCTGGCAGCGGCAGTGGTGGCCG TCAGTTCTATGCCAGTGGATAACAGGAACCACAATGAAGAAATG GTGACTCGCTGCATCATCGAGGTCCTCTCAAATGCCCTGTCGAAGTCCAATGCTCCACCCATCACCCCTGAGTGTCGCCAAGTCCTGAAAAAGA GTAGAAAAGAGgtcaaagatgaagagaaaaatgaaaatgaaaacacacgaTTTGAAGTAAGGTTGTTAAGAAACCCAGCTGATGCCTCAGAAGCCCACAGGCCTTCTGGTAGGGAGGAAACAAGAGCTCCAGGGGAGGATACCCAAGGCCTGACAATGGCAGACACAGCGGGAGGTGGGCATAGCCGAGAAGAAGCAGGTGAACCCCAAGGAGGCCTCTACCCCTCTAACAGTCAAGTCTCCAAAGAAGCAAAGACACACCATTCTGAGAAAACCGAGGAagaggacaggaaggaagaggagggagagaaatacCAGAAAAGGGAGCATGGGAAAGATGGCAGTGAAGAGAAAAACCTGGAAGAGCCAGAAGAGACACAAAATGCCTTTCTCAACAAAAGAAACCAGGCTACTGCTAAGAAAAAAGAGGAGTTAGTTGCCAGATATGGTATACACTCTGCTGGGCCGCCTGAGGAGATGACACACAGTCGAGAGAGGAGTAGCCAGGAGAGTCGTGAGGACACAAGAAGCCAGGAGAAACACCTTCAAGAGTCTAAAAACCAAGGTGGGAGCCAGGAAGAATCTGAGGAAAGTCAGGAAGATGCTGGCCCTGAGGTGGACAAACGACGCTGGAAGCCAAGACACCACCATGGGAGGAGCAGGCCTGACAGGTCCTCTCAAGAAGGGAAACCTCCCTCCGATGAGAGGGGACACTTTCGTGAGGAATCGGAGTCAAACGTGGGCATGTCCACTGTAGGGGAAAGGAGGGACCATCATCCAGCCCACTACAGGGCTTCAGAGGAAGAAGAACCTGAATATGGGGAAGAAGTGAGGAGTTACCCAGCTGTCCAGGCTCCTGAGGACCTGGAGCAGGGACAATATGGCAGCAGAGGAAGTGAGGACTACAGGGCTCCAAGACCTCCCAGTGAGGAGAGCCAGGAGGAGGACAAGAGAAATGGCCCCAGCTCAGAGCTTGACAAGATGGCACATGGATATaatgaagaaagtgaggaagaGAGGATCCGAGAAGGGGGACACCACTATAGAACCAGAGGAGGGGAACCAGGTGCATATTCCATTccagacaataaacaagaaaaacgGTTCTTGGGTGAAGGACACTACCGTGTTCAAGAAAGCCAGATGGACAAGGCAAGGAGGCATCCACAAGGCGAGTGGAAAGAGCAGGACAGAAATTACCTCAACTATGGTGAAGAAGCAGCTCAAGGGAAGTGGCAGCAGCAGGAGGACCTGGAAGATGctaaagagagcagggaagaagcTAGGCTTCAAGGCAAACAGTATACTCCCCTTCACACCACTGACAAGAGGAAGAGATTAGGGGAGCTGCTCAACACATACTATGACCCTCCTCAGTGGAGGAGCAGccattttgagagaaaagacaaCATGGATGACAATTTTCTTGAGGGTGAAGAAGAAAATGGGCTGACCTTGAATGAGAAGAACTTCTTCCCGGAATACAACTATGACTTGTGGGAGAAAAAGCCCTTCGAAGAGGACGTGAATTGGGGCTATGAGAAGAGAAATCTCCCCCCCAAACTGGATCTGAAAAGGCAGTATGACAGAGTGGCTGAACTGGACCAGCTCCTTCACTACAGGAAGAAGTCAGCTGAATTTCCAGACTTTTATGACTCTGAGGAGCAGATGAGCCCACGCCATGcagcagaaaatgaaaaggacaggGCCGGCCAGGGAGTTCTGACAGAGGAAGAG GAAAAAGAACTTGAAAACTTGGCTGCAATGGATTTGGAACTACAGAAAATAGCTGAGAAGTTCAGTGGCAACCGAAGAGGCTGA
- the CHGB gene encoding secretogranin-1 isoform X1 — MQPAVLLGLLAAAVVAAVSSMPVDNRNHNEEMVTRCIIEVLSNALSKSNAPPITPECRQVLKKSRKEVKDEEKNENENTRFEVRLLRNPADASEAHRPSGREETRAPGEDTQGLTMADTAGGGHSREEAGEPQGGLYPSNSQVSKEAKTHHSEKTEEEDRKEEEGEKYQKREHGKDGSEEKNLEEPEETQNAFLNKRNQATAKKKEELVARYGIHSAGPPEEMTHSRERSSQESREDTRSQEKHLQESKNQGGSQEESEESQEDAGPEVDKRRWKPRHHHGRSRPDRSSQEGKPPSDERGHFREESESNVGMSTVGERRDHHPAHYRASEEEEPEYGEEVRSYPAVQAPEDLEQGQYGSRGSEDYRAPRPPSEESQEEDKRNGPSSELDKMAHGYNEESEEERIREGGHHYRTRGGEPGAYSIPDNKQEKRFLGEGHYRVQESQMDKARRHPQGEWKEQDRNYLNYGEEAAQGKWQQQEDLEDAKESREEARLQGKQYTPLHTTDKRKRLGELLNTYYDPPQWRSSHFERKDNMDDNFLEGEEENGLTLNEKNFFPEYNYDLWEKKPFEEDVNWGYEKRNLPPKLDLKRQYDRVAELDQLLHYRKKSAEFPDFYDSEEQMSPRHAAENEKDRAGQGVLTEEEEKELENLAAMDLELQKIAEKFSGNRRG; from the exons ATGCAGCCGGCCGTGCTGCTGGGCCTCCTGGCAGCGGCAGTGGTGGCCG cAGTCAGTTCTATGCCAGTGGATAACAGGAACCACAATGAAGAAATG GTGACTCGCTGCATCATCGAGGTCCTCTCAAATGCCCTGTCGAAGTCCAATGCTCCACCCATCACCCCTGAGTGTCGCCAAGTCCTGAAAAAGA GTAGAAAAGAGgtcaaagatgaagagaaaaatgaaaatgaaaacacacgaTTTGAAGTAAGGTTGTTAAGAAACCCAGCTGATGCCTCAGAAGCCCACAGGCCTTCTGGTAGGGAGGAAACAAGAGCTCCAGGGGAGGATACCCAAGGCCTGACAATGGCAGACACAGCGGGAGGTGGGCATAGCCGAGAAGAAGCAGGTGAACCCCAAGGAGGCCTCTACCCCTCTAACAGTCAAGTCTCCAAAGAAGCAAAGACACACCATTCTGAGAAAACCGAGGAagaggacaggaaggaagaggagggagagaaatacCAGAAAAGGGAGCATGGGAAAGATGGCAGTGAAGAGAAAAACCTGGAAGAGCCAGAAGAGACACAAAATGCCTTTCTCAACAAAAGAAACCAGGCTACTGCTAAGAAAAAAGAGGAGTTAGTTGCCAGATATGGTATACACTCTGCTGGGCCGCCTGAGGAGATGACACACAGTCGAGAGAGGAGTAGCCAGGAGAGTCGTGAGGACACAAGAAGCCAGGAGAAACACCTTCAAGAGTCTAAAAACCAAGGTGGGAGCCAGGAAGAATCTGAGGAAAGTCAGGAAGATGCTGGCCCTGAGGTGGACAAACGACGCTGGAAGCCAAGACACCACCATGGGAGGAGCAGGCCTGACAGGTCCTCTCAAGAAGGGAAACCTCCCTCCGATGAGAGGGGACACTTTCGTGAGGAATCGGAGTCAAACGTGGGCATGTCCACTGTAGGGGAAAGGAGGGACCATCATCCAGCCCACTACAGGGCTTCAGAGGAAGAAGAACCTGAATATGGGGAAGAAGTGAGGAGTTACCCAGCTGTCCAGGCTCCTGAGGACCTGGAGCAGGGACAATATGGCAGCAGAGGAAGTGAGGACTACAGGGCTCCAAGACCTCCCAGTGAGGAGAGCCAGGAGGAGGACAAGAGAAATGGCCCCAGCTCAGAGCTTGACAAGATGGCACATGGATATaatgaagaaagtgaggaagaGAGGATCCGAGAAGGGGGACACCACTATAGAACCAGAGGAGGGGAACCAGGTGCATATTCCATTccagacaataaacaagaaaaacgGTTCTTGGGTGAAGGACACTACCGTGTTCAAGAAAGCCAGATGGACAAGGCAAGGAGGCATCCACAAGGCGAGTGGAAAGAGCAGGACAGAAATTACCTCAACTATGGTGAAGAAGCAGCTCAAGGGAAGTGGCAGCAGCAGGAGGACCTGGAAGATGctaaagagagcagggaagaagcTAGGCTTCAAGGCAAACAGTATACTCCCCTTCACACCACTGACAAGAGGAAGAGATTAGGGGAGCTGCTCAACACATACTATGACCCTCCTCAGTGGAGGAGCAGccattttgagagaaaagacaaCATGGATGACAATTTTCTTGAGGGTGAAGAAGAAAATGGGCTGACCTTGAATGAGAAGAACTTCTTCCCGGAATACAACTATGACTTGTGGGAGAAAAAGCCCTTCGAAGAGGACGTGAATTGGGGCTATGAGAAGAGAAATCTCCCCCCCAAACTGGATCTGAAAAGGCAGTATGACAGAGTGGCTGAACTGGACCAGCTCCTTCACTACAGGAAGAAGTCAGCTGAATTTCCAGACTTTTATGACTCTGAGGAGCAGATGAGCCCACGCCATGcagcagaaaatgaaaaggacaggGCCGGCCAGGGAGTTCTGACAGAGGAAGAG GAAAAAGAACTTGAAAACTTGGCTGCAATGGATTTGGAACTACAGAAAATAGCTGAGAAGTTCAGTGGCAACCGAAGAGGCTGA
- the CHGB gene encoding secretogranin-1 isoform X3, whose product MPVDNRNHNEEMVTRCIIEVLSNALSKSNAPPITPECRQVLKKSRKEVKDEEKNENENTRFEVRLLRNPADASEAHRPSGREETRAPGEDTQGLTMADTAGGGHSREEAGEPQGGLYPSNSQVSKEAKTHHSEKTEEEDRKEEEGEKYQKREHGKDGSEEKNLEEPEETQNAFLNKRNQATAKKKEELVARYGIHSAGPPEEMTHSRERSSQESREDTRSQEKHLQESKNQGGSQEESEESQEDAGPEVDKRRWKPRHHHGRSRPDRSSQEGKPPSDERGHFREESESNVGMSTVGERRDHHPAHYRASEEEEPEYGEEVRSYPAVQAPEDLEQGQYGSRGSEDYRAPRPPSEESQEEDKRNGPSSELDKMAHGYNEESEEERIREGGHHYRTRGGEPGAYSIPDNKQEKRFLGEGHYRVQESQMDKARRHPQGEWKEQDRNYLNYGEEAAQGKWQQQEDLEDAKESREEARLQGKQYTPLHTTDKRKRLGELLNTYYDPPQWRSSHFERKDNMDDNFLEGEEENGLTLNEKNFFPEYNYDLWEKKPFEEDVNWGYEKRNLPPKLDLKRQYDRVAELDQLLHYRKKSAEFPDFYDSEEQMSPRHAAENEKDRAGQGVLTEEEEKELENLAAMDLELQKIAEKFSGNRRG is encoded by the exons ATGCCAGTGGATAACAGGAACCACAATGAAGAAATG GTGACTCGCTGCATCATCGAGGTCCTCTCAAATGCCCTGTCGAAGTCCAATGCTCCACCCATCACCCCTGAGTGTCGCCAAGTCCTGAAAAAGA GTAGAAAAGAGgtcaaagatgaagagaaaaatgaaaatgaaaacacacgaTTTGAAGTAAGGTTGTTAAGAAACCCAGCTGATGCCTCAGAAGCCCACAGGCCTTCTGGTAGGGAGGAAACAAGAGCTCCAGGGGAGGATACCCAAGGCCTGACAATGGCAGACACAGCGGGAGGTGGGCATAGCCGAGAAGAAGCAGGTGAACCCCAAGGAGGCCTCTACCCCTCTAACAGTCAAGTCTCCAAAGAAGCAAAGACACACCATTCTGAGAAAACCGAGGAagaggacaggaaggaagaggagggagagaaatacCAGAAAAGGGAGCATGGGAAAGATGGCAGTGAAGAGAAAAACCTGGAAGAGCCAGAAGAGACACAAAATGCCTTTCTCAACAAAAGAAACCAGGCTACTGCTAAGAAAAAAGAGGAGTTAGTTGCCAGATATGGTATACACTCTGCTGGGCCGCCTGAGGAGATGACACACAGTCGAGAGAGGAGTAGCCAGGAGAGTCGTGAGGACACAAGAAGCCAGGAGAAACACCTTCAAGAGTCTAAAAACCAAGGTGGGAGCCAGGAAGAATCTGAGGAAAGTCAGGAAGATGCTGGCCCTGAGGTGGACAAACGACGCTGGAAGCCAAGACACCACCATGGGAGGAGCAGGCCTGACAGGTCCTCTCAAGAAGGGAAACCTCCCTCCGATGAGAGGGGACACTTTCGTGAGGAATCGGAGTCAAACGTGGGCATGTCCACTGTAGGGGAAAGGAGGGACCATCATCCAGCCCACTACAGGGCTTCAGAGGAAGAAGAACCTGAATATGGGGAAGAAGTGAGGAGTTACCCAGCTGTCCAGGCTCCTGAGGACCTGGAGCAGGGACAATATGGCAGCAGAGGAAGTGAGGACTACAGGGCTCCAAGACCTCCCAGTGAGGAGAGCCAGGAGGAGGACAAGAGAAATGGCCCCAGCTCAGAGCTTGACAAGATGGCACATGGATATaatgaagaaagtgaggaagaGAGGATCCGAGAAGGGGGACACCACTATAGAACCAGAGGAGGGGAACCAGGTGCATATTCCATTccagacaataaacaagaaaaacgGTTCTTGGGTGAAGGACACTACCGTGTTCAAGAAAGCCAGATGGACAAGGCAAGGAGGCATCCACAAGGCGAGTGGAAAGAGCAGGACAGAAATTACCTCAACTATGGTGAAGAAGCAGCTCAAGGGAAGTGGCAGCAGCAGGAGGACCTGGAAGATGctaaagagagcagggaagaagcTAGGCTTCAAGGCAAACAGTATACTCCCCTTCACACCACTGACAAGAGGAAGAGATTAGGGGAGCTGCTCAACACATACTATGACCCTCCTCAGTGGAGGAGCAGccattttgagagaaaagacaaCATGGATGACAATTTTCTTGAGGGTGAAGAAGAAAATGGGCTGACCTTGAATGAGAAGAACTTCTTCCCGGAATACAACTATGACTTGTGGGAGAAAAAGCCCTTCGAAGAGGACGTGAATTGGGGCTATGAGAAGAGAAATCTCCCCCCCAAACTGGATCTGAAAAGGCAGTATGACAGAGTGGCTGAACTGGACCAGCTCCTTCACTACAGGAAGAAGTCAGCTGAATTTCCAGACTTTTATGACTCTGAGGAGCAGATGAGCCCACGCCATGcagcagaaaatgaaaaggacaggGCCGGCCAGGGAGTTCTGACAGAGGAAGAG GAAAAAGAACTTGAAAACTTGGCTGCAATGGATTTGGAACTACAGAAAATAGCTGAGAAGTTCAGTGGCAACCGAAGAGGCTGA